In one Amaranthus tricolor cultivar Red isolate AtriRed21 chromosome 8, ASM2621246v1, whole genome shotgun sequence genomic region, the following are encoded:
- the LOC130821010 gene encoding serine/threonine-protein kinase AFC2-like isoform X1 — MIEIDVLEQLSRHYSCVQMRNWFDYRNHICIVFEMLGPSLFEFLRKNNYQSFPVDLVREIGRQLLEFLAFMHDFRLVHTDLKPENIVFISSEYVKKLDYKGTLIERKMLPKSCAIKVIDFGSTVQGSHPHHYIVTTRYYRAPEVILGLGWSYPCDLWSVGCILAELCSGEILFQTCENLEHLAMMERVLGPFPENLLRKADRHAEKYIRQGRLNWPEDDTSWETIDAVLKLTRIQNLVMQHVHRSAADLIDLLQELLHYDPSLRITAREALRHPFFTRSATGLES; from the exons ATGATAGAAATTGATGTACTTGAGCAGCTAAGTAGACACTACAG TTGTGTTCAAATGCGAAACTGGTTTGACTATCGTAACCATATCTGTATT GTATTTGAGATGCTTGGACCAAGCTTGTTTGAATTTCTTCGGAAAAACAATTATCAATCATTTCCAGTTGATCTAGTTCGTGAGATTGGGAGGCAACTTTTGGAATTTTTAGCAT TCATGCATGATTTCCGCCTTGTCCACACTGATTTGAAGCCTGAAAATATAGTTTTTATTTCGTCTGAATATGTGAAAAAACTTGACTATAAG GGTACGTTGATAGAGAGAAAGATGCTGCCAAAGTCATGTGCTATAAAGGTTATTGATTTTGGCAGCACAGTTCAAGGCTCTCATCCACATCACTATATTGTTACAACAAGATATTATCGGGCACCTGAGGTTATTCTTG GGCTTGGATGGAGTTACCCCTGTGATTTATGGAGTGTTGGCTGTATTTTGGCTGAATTGTGCTCA GGAGAGATATTGTTTCAAACATGTGAAAATTTGGAGCATTTGGCCATGATGGAAAGGGTTTTAGGACCCTTTCCTGAAAACTTGCTAAGAAAAGCAGA TCGACATGCTGAGAAGTACATCAGACAGGGGAGATTGAACTGGCCTGAAGATGATACTTCCTGGGAAACCATTGACGCTGTTCTGAAACTCACTCGTATCCAG AACTTAGTGATGCAACATGTTCATCGTTCTGCTGCAGATCTTATTGACCTCCTGCAGGAGCTCCTTCATTATGACCCTTCCTTGAGAATAACAGCTAGAGAAGCCCTTAGGCATCCCTTTTTTACAAGAAGTGCTACCGGTCTTGAGAGTTGA
- the LOC130821010 gene encoding serine/threonine-protein kinase AFC2-like isoform X3, whose amino-acid sequence MYHMVSLAVMHDFRLVHTDLKPENIVFISSEYVKKLDYKGTLIERKMLPKSCAIKVIDFGSTVQGSHPHHYIVTTRYYRAPEVILGLGWSYPCDLWSVGCILAELCSGEILFQTCENLEHLAMMERVLGPFPENLLRKADRHAEKYIRQGRLNWPEDDTSWETIDAVLKLTRIQNLVMQHVHRSAADLIDLLQELLHYDPSLRITAREALRHPFFTRSATGLES is encoded by the exons ATGTATCACATGGTTTCTCTTGCAGTCATGCATGATTTCCGCCTTGTCCACACTGATTTGAAGCCTGAAAATATAGTTTTTATTTCGTCTGAATATGTGAAAAAACTTGACTATAAG GGTACGTTGATAGAGAGAAAGATGCTGCCAAAGTCATGTGCTATAAAGGTTATTGATTTTGGCAGCACAGTTCAAGGCTCTCATCCACATCACTATATTGTTACAACAAGATATTATCGGGCACCTGAGGTTATTCTTG GGCTTGGATGGAGTTACCCCTGTGATTTATGGAGTGTTGGCTGTATTTTGGCTGAATTGTGCTCA GGAGAGATATTGTTTCAAACATGTGAAAATTTGGAGCATTTGGCCATGATGGAAAGGGTTTTAGGACCCTTTCCTGAAAACTTGCTAAGAAAAGCAGA TCGACATGCTGAGAAGTACATCAGACAGGGGAGATTGAACTGGCCTGAAGATGATACTTCCTGGGAAACCATTGACGCTGTTCTGAAACTCACTCGTATCCAG AACTTAGTGATGCAACATGTTCATCGTTCTGCTGCAGATCTTATTGACCTCCTGCAGGAGCTCCTTCATTATGACCCTTCCTTGAGAATAACAGCTAGAGAAGCCCTTAGGCATCCCTTTTTTACAAGAAGTGCTACCGGTCTTGAGAGTTGA
- the LOC130821008 gene encoding coilin-like, translating to MAATHLRLRLKFNDPKILSKIQRKTGLKRSWVFLKPQHEKISDIISYIIHSFELHESCPYGLILSMDGFVLPPFESTTILKDKDLICVKRKVLAMCESMKAIEDSMPFAEDEIVEKQTLPSVVRLLANEEFNKETGGYQSETEKDEDDAEGLVKRAPDVDVASKKRKAASPIENAKRKRQRQSMTKVVQKKDASHSEHIKTPQKNRKLANGSTNEVAANCTSDSDPKSKSNEPEEKKEEKINASGLPEAKKTSRSTRRKRLLRQMRKLNKSKVDQHDEKQLPANDLIKDLGCKKDVDSNIGQLLEDSDADDDLVAVEIRPGYVRFTSAGKAKDLQKNHETNGLDLQNNQEASACDVQKNQEANGCVQNNQRANGWEIQSTQTKAWESHKSKKNISGFNQTKVTRETFCWNGITNKRKGQNWGKENQSISWKESRDYDGHPSMSRAVTYQPSSSWKHPKECNTNSPSTWASGRKQQCDASLNFEKLMPLTDLPKVGDIIAYRLLELSSSWCPELSSFRVGKVTSFDQESNKTTLVPEAEYPLDLKKRAGDDHDDDDDDSEQPVQPSVYNEDGSLEIDFPSLADVRIVKRGDPNQSEGTAIAVANSNSVPSGTSRKGSSDIANQELHSPATPENEKKDVWEEISDALSAKKAQLTQEDKWNKKESSAKRSWSHRTLKSSALGPTIAMLRAQNGAMN from the exons ATGGATGGATTTGTTCTCCCACCTTTTGAGTCAACTACCATTTTAAAGGATAAAGATCTAATATG TGTGAAAAGAAAAGTGTTGGCAATGTGTGAATCAATGAAGGCAATTGAAGATTCAATGCCTTTTGCTGAAGACGAAATAGTAGAGAAGCAAACGTTACCGTCTGTTGTTAGGCTTTTGGCAAATGAGGAGTTTAACAAGGAGACAGGAGGATACCAGAGTGAAACTGAAAAGGATGAAGATGATGCAGAGGGTCTTGTGAAAAGGGCTCCCGATGTAGATGTTGCTTCTAAGAAGAGGAAAGCAGCCAGCCCTATTGAGAATGCAAA GAGAAAGAGACAACGACAATCAATGACTAAAGTTGTCCAGAAGAAGGATGCCAGTCACTCTGAGCATATAAAAACCCCACAGAAGAATAGGAAGCTTGCTAATGGGAGTACGAATGAAGTCGCTGCTAATTGTACCAGTGATTCAGATCCAAAATCTAAGTCTAA TGAACctgaggagaaaaaggaagagaagATAAATGCATCTGGGCTGCCTGAAGCTAAAAAG ACTAGTAGAAGTACTCGCCGTAAGAGGTTGCTGAGGCAAATGCGgaaattaaataaatctaaaGTGGATCAG CATGATGAGAAGCAACTCCCAGCGAATGATCTCATAAAAGATTTAGGATGTAAAAAAGATGTGGATTCTAACATTGGACAGTTACTTGAAGACAGTGATGCAGATGATGATCTAGTTGCCGTAGAGATTCGGCCTGGATACGTACGCTTTACTTCCGCTGGCAAAG CAAAAGATCTTcagaaaaatcatgaaacaaATGGTTTGGATCTTCAGAATAATCAAGAAGCAAGTGCTTGTGATGTTCAGAAAAATCAAGAAGCAAATGGTTGCGTTCAAAATAATCAAAGAGCAAATGGTTGGGAGATTCAGTCAACCCAAACTAAAGCTTGGGAAAGTCACAAATCTAAGAAGAATATTTCGGGATTTAACCAAACTAAAGTAACAAGG GAAACATTTTGCTGGAATGGGATTACTAATAAAAGGAAAGGTCAAAATTGGGGCAAGGAGAACCAATCAATCTCTTGGAAGGAGTCGAGAGACTATGATGGTCATCCTTCTATGTCAAGAGCTGTCACGTACCAACCATCCTCCTCCTGGAAgcatccaaaagaatgcaacaCTAACTCCCCTAGTACATGGGCTTCTGGAAGAAAGCAGCAATGTGATGCctctttaaattttgaaaagcTGATGCCTCTAACTGACTTGCCAAAG GTGGGAGACATCATTGCTTATCGCTTGTTGGAGCTGTCATCATCTTGGTGCCCAGAGCTGTCATCTTTCCGT GTCGGGAAAGTAACATCATTTGATCAAGAGTCGAATAAAACTACGTTGGTTCCTGAAGCAGAATACCCACTTGATCTTAAAAAGAGGGCTGGTGATGATCATGATGACGACGACGACGATTCTGAACAACCTGTTCAACCTTCTGTCTATAATGAAGATGGATCATTAGAG attGATTTCCCATCTCTGGCCGATGTACGTATCGTGAAGCGTGGTGATCCCAATCAATCAGAAGGCACTGCAATTGCAGTAGCAAACAGTAATTCTGTCCCTTCTGGAACGAGTAGAAAGGGTTCATCAGATATTGCCAACCAAGAGCTGCATTCCCCGGCTACTCCTG AAAATGAGAAGAAAGACGTGTGGGAAGAGATAAGCGATGCGTTGTCTGCAAAGAAAGCACAACTTACGCAAGAAGACAAGTGGAACAAGAAAGAGAGTTCGGCCAAGCGCTCATGGTCGCACAGAACCTTGAAAAGCAGTGCACTTGGCCCTACAATAGCCATGTTAAGAGCACAAAATGGTGCCATGAACTAA
- the LOC130821009 gene encoding uncharacterized protein LOC130821009 encodes MSQYDDPENNPHFWPTQPSDFAAPPLNRPESRQSWDGRPYRDQHPDLIQKRSRQRQQLPPPPHRPGLDVHPKSTQPEHAHQWYPTPTTQQPSTPLKHPPPALNSHLGEVSAQTDTQSRTKHPLSHPQVSFDQGAAPPNSRQHLMYPTPNRTKALTWFGAVFCLILWLVIILGGLMVLIIYLVYRPHTPHFEISSASFNTAYLDMGYVLNSDITILANFTNPNEKVVVDFRYVTLQLYFDKHLIANQYIDPFTIFSTESKLANVEFITSQLRLPLGVTQQLIAQVQRNRVTIEVHGYFHARSKFGSLLRYSYWLYGHCQIEMTRPPSGVMLNSHCRTKD; translated from the coding sequence ATGTCTCAATATGATGATCCTGAAAATAATCCTCATTTCTGGCCGACCCAGCCGTCAGATTTTGCAGCACCTCCACTGAATCGGCCAGAATCAAGGCAGAGTTGGGATGGCCGCCCTTATCGAGATCAACACCCTGATCTAATTCAAAAGAGGTCTCGGCAGCGACAGCAACTGCCACCTCCTCCACATCGTCCGGGCCTGGATGTACACCCAAAAAGTACCCAGCCTGAACATGCCCATCAATGGTACCCGACCCCAACAACGCAGCAGCCCTCAACTCCATTGAAGCATCCACCGCCTGCATTGAATTCCCACCTGGGCGAAGTGTCAGCTCAGACCGACACTCAGTCCCGGACCAAGCACCCATTATCACATCCACAAGTTAGCTTCGATCAAGGCGCTGCTCCCCCAAATTCCCGGCAACATTTAATGTACCCAACACCCAATCGAACCAAGGCACTTACATGGTTTGGAGCAGTGTTCTGTCTAATCCTATGGCTTGTCATAATTCTTGGTGGCCTCATGGTGCTCATAATATACCTCGTGTATCGCCCACATACCCCACACTTTGAGATATCAAGCGCATCCTTCAATACCGCCTACCTCGACATGGGCTACGTGCTAAACTCCGACATCACAATCCTTGCCAACTTCACTAATCCCAATGAGAAGGTGGTTGTAGACTTTAGATATGTGACCCTGCAGCTCTATTTCGACAAGCACCTCATTGCTAATCAATACATTGACCCTTTCACGATTTTCAGCACGGAATCCAAACTTGCAAATGTGGAGTTCATAACCAGCCAGCTTAGGCTTCCTTTAGGAGTGACTCAACAACTCATAGCACAGGTACAGAGAAATAGGGTTACAATTGAAGTTCATGGGTATTTTCATGCAAGATCAAAATTTGGAAGCCTTTTGAGATACTCTTATTGGTTGTATGGCCACTGTCAAATTGAAATGACAAGGCCCCCAAGTGGAGTTATGCTAAACAGCCATTGTAGAACAAAGGACTGA
- the LOC130821010 gene encoding serine/threonine-protein kinase AFC2-like isoform X2, translating into MIEIDVLEQLSRHYSCVQMRNWFDYRNHICIVFEMLGPSLFEFLRKNNYQSFPVDLVREIGRQLLEFLAFMHDFRLVHTDLKPENIVFISSEYVKKLDYKGTLIERKMLPKSCAIKVIDFGSTVQGSHPHHYIVTTRYYRAPEVILGLGWSYPCDLWSVGCILAELCSGEILFQTCENLEHLAMMERVLGPFPENLLRKADRHAEKYIRQGRLNWPEDDTSWETIDAVLKLTRIQILLTSCRSSFIMTLP; encoded by the exons ATGATAGAAATTGATGTACTTGAGCAGCTAAGTAGACACTACAG TTGTGTTCAAATGCGAAACTGGTTTGACTATCGTAACCATATCTGTATT GTATTTGAGATGCTTGGACCAAGCTTGTTTGAATTTCTTCGGAAAAACAATTATCAATCATTTCCAGTTGATCTAGTTCGTGAGATTGGGAGGCAACTTTTGGAATTTTTAGCAT TCATGCATGATTTCCGCCTTGTCCACACTGATTTGAAGCCTGAAAATATAGTTTTTATTTCGTCTGAATATGTGAAAAAACTTGACTATAAG GGTACGTTGATAGAGAGAAAGATGCTGCCAAAGTCATGTGCTATAAAGGTTATTGATTTTGGCAGCACAGTTCAAGGCTCTCATCCACATCACTATATTGTTACAACAAGATATTATCGGGCACCTGAGGTTATTCTTG GGCTTGGATGGAGTTACCCCTGTGATTTATGGAGTGTTGGCTGTATTTTGGCTGAATTGTGCTCA GGAGAGATATTGTTTCAAACATGTGAAAATTTGGAGCATTTGGCCATGATGGAAAGGGTTTTAGGACCCTTTCCTGAAAACTTGCTAAGAAAAGCAGA TCGACATGCTGAGAAGTACATCAGACAGGGGAGATTGAACTGGCCTGAAGATGATACTTCCTGGGAAACCATTGACGCTGTTCTGAAACTCACTCGTATCCAG ATCTTATTGACCTCCTGCAGGAGCTCCTTCATTATGACCCTTCCTTGA